A stretch of Triticum aestivum cultivar Chinese Spring chromosome 1D, IWGSC CS RefSeq v2.1, whole genome shotgun sequence DNA encodes these proteins:
- the LOC123180456 gene encoding pentatricopeptide repeat-containing protein At1g11900 — translation MLPLIRRLPAAPSRLAALALRRPHRRAAAAAWPTTTTPAVSSSRLAGSPPAENPAADQGSELEPRPEPLDRDWGSTLSRADLTEVAGILRRLRDEQISLGLGTLNLLLKRACEADDFLLFAKVFRHLLLSKAAPDLTSYMCVARAIGGLDDNELLLKFVREVLEITNGRDPTVANRIVFATGRYGHLDKCLIIFEELKKDKRCLDVVTFNTVLDMLGKVGRVDEMLCEVKLMEELGISPDTVTYNTVINCLRRLGRFGLCKSFAREMFERGISPDLRTYTALIDCFGRAGHIADALEAFEQMKKSHQPSIYVYRALISDMKKAGRFELAQKLTDEMNSSASDLLGPEDFKEKSKGRRVRNSSR, via the coding sequence ATGCTCCCCCTAatacgccgcctccccgccgctccTTCCCGCCTAGCCGCCCTCGCACTCCGCCGACCACACCgtcgagctgcggcggcggcgtggccgACGACAACGACACCCGCGGTGTCCTCCTCCCGTCTCGCGGGCTCGCCGCCTGCAGAGAATCCAGCGGCGGATCAGGGGAGCGAGTTGGAGCCCCGACCCGAACCCCTCGACCGGGACTGGGGCTCAACGCTGTCCCGGGCGGACCTTACAGAGGTTGCCGGGATCCTCCGGCGGTTGCGCGACGAGCAGATCAGTCTGGGCCTGGGCACCTTGAATCTGCTGCTGAAGCGAGCGTGCGAAGCAGACGACTTCCTTCTCTTCGCCAAGGTATTCAGACACTTGCTGCTCTCCAAAGCTGCTCCCGACTTGACTTCCTACATGTGTGTCGCCAGGGCCATTGGGGGTTTAGATGACAATGAACTGTTACTCAAGTTTGTGAGAGAGGTATTGGAGATCACAAATGGCAGAGACCCCACGGTGGCGAATCGCATTGTTTTCGCCACGGGTAGATACGGGCACCTCGATAAATGCTTGATCATTTTCGAGGAGCTGAAGAAGGATAAGAGATGCTTGGATGTTGTCACGTTCAACACTGTCTTGGACATGCTAGGAAAGGTCGGTCGGGTGGACGAAATGCTTTGTGAGGTGAAGCTGATGGAGGAACTTGGCATTTCTCCTGACACCGTGACGTATAATACGGTGATAAACTGCCTGCGTAGGCTTGGAAGATTTGGTCTGTGCAAAAGCTTTGCAAGAGAGATGTTTGAGAGAGGCATCAGTCCTGATTTGAGAACGTATACCGCGCTAATTGATTGTTTTGGAAGGGCAGGGCATATTGCTGATGCCCTCGAGGCGTTTGAGCAGATGAAGAAGTCGCACCAACCTTCGATTTATGTCTATCGTGCACTGATCAGTGACATGAAAAAAGCTGGGCGGTTTGAGCTAGCACAAAAGCTCACCGATGAGATGAATTCAAGTGCTTCTGATTTGTTAGGCCCTGAAGATTTCAAGGAGAAGTCCAAGGGAAGAAGGGTCAGGAATAGCAGCAGGTAA
- the LOC123180459 gene encoding BTB/POZ and MATH domain-containing protein 1, producing MRTASMCTASTVRGTHTFKIAGYSLHKGLGVGNFIPSATFDIGGYLWRVLYYPDGEMEMENGDHASVFLDLVSEDTEARAFFEVRLVDKTNKLPPSVVLSQKTPYVFNSNGRRSSVGDDFLQPSAYLLDDSLVLECDVTVLRESKVTLTATTFDIQVPPSDLGEHFRELLEKEEEADVVFEVEGEVFPAHKIVVAGRSPVFKAQLFGPMSDRAKQRITVEDMQPAVFKALLHFIYTDSLPSMEKLDGDEGKEMVKHLLVAADRYAMERMKVMCESILCKSLDVENVTATLALADQHHCSNLRDACLEFITSTDRMDDVMASQGYAHLKRSCPSIVIDVLEKAKKSRKI from the coding sequence ATGAGGACGGCGTCGATGTGCACCGCATCTACTGTGCGGGGCACGCACACGTTCAAGATCGCCGGCTACAGCCTTCACAAGGGCCTCGGCGTCGGCAACTTCATCCCGTCTGCCACCTTCGACATCGGCGGCTACCTCTGGCGCGTACTGTACTACCCCGAtggggagatggagatggagaatgGGGATCACGCCTCCGTTTTCCTCGACCTTGTTAGCGAGGACACCGAGGCGAGGGCGTTCTTCGAGGTCAGGTTGGTCGACAAGACTAACAAGCTGCCGCCTTCGGTGGTGCTCTCCCAGAAGACGCCGTATGTGTTCAACAGCAATGGACGTAGGAGCTCCGTGGGCGACGACTTCTTGCAACCATCGGCGTACCTGCTGGACGACAGCCTTGTGCTTGAGTGCGATGTCACAGTTCTGAGGGAATCCAAGGTGACCCTGACTGCGACCACCTTCGACATCCAAGTGCCTCCCTCAGACTTGGGGGAGCATTTCAGGGAATtgctagagaaggaggaggaagcagatgtCGTTTTTGAGGTTGAAGGGGAGGTTTTTCCCGCGCATAAGATTGTGGTTGCAGGGCGCTCGCCGGTCTTCAAAGCGCAGCTCTTTGGACCGATGAGCGACAGGGCAAAGCAACGCATAACAGTTGAAGATATGCAGCCTGCTGTTTTCAAGGCGTTGCTTCACTTCATCTACACAGATTCGTTGCCTTCGATGGAAAAACTTGATGGAGATGAGGGCAAAGAAATGGTTAAGCACTTGCTTGTGGCTGCGGATAGGTATGCGATGGAAAGGATGAAGGTTATGTGTGAGAGCATCCTTTGCAAAAGTCTTGATGTTGAGAATGTCACTGCTACATTGGCTCTAGCTGACCAGCATCACTGCAGCAACCTCAGAGACGCTTGCCTTGAGTTTATCACTTCTACGGATAGAATGGATGATGTCATGGCAAGCCAAGGGTATGCTCACCTCAAAAGATCCTGCCCTTCTATTGTCATAGATGTCCTCGAAAAGGCAAAAAAGTCCCGCAAAATTTAG
- the LOC123180455 gene encoding uncharacterized protein produces the protein MALAAASPVDVLGDDLLQEVFVLLPGPADLLRAALACRPFLRAARSAAFLRRFRRRHPFTCPLLLGCHLGPPLLLPAPPIAATRRVAERGDFALSFIPRRGRPGAAGASTPWQLLDCRNGRLLLRSRSSQELVVADPLARRWVSLPALPGDHPVGYGLVADDGDYSVFQAACISRVGDTTELRAFLLSSAELRWADVGGLAQQPNLAASRAMQANQSLYWTLVGGQHMLALNTATTELVVLPLPPFLRELGFDVIEKGEDVAGGLHVLTMRGFCIEVWVGEDDGAGGLAWTLLDKSVRFHRAIAEMIGSEHFYHLTLDVIGVAAGVVFLRNGSCLFCIHLETMKMTKLSENESCPSALIYPYTIAWPPVFLNPTEEGA, from the coding sequence ATggccctggccgccgcctcccccgTCGACGTCCTCGGCGACGACCTGCTGCAGGAGGTCTTCGTCCTGCTCCCGGGCCCCGCCGACCTCCTCCGCGCCGCGCTCGCCTGCCGGCCCTTCCTCCGCGCCGCCCGCAGCGCCGCCTTCCTCCGCcgcttccgccgccgccaccccttcACCTGCCCGCTCCTCCTCGGCTGCCACCTCGGCCCCCCTCTCCTGCTCCCCGCTCCTCCCATCGCCGCCACGCGCCGCGTCGCCGAGCGCGGCGACTTCGCCCTCTCCTTCATCCCCCGCCGCGGCCGGCCGGGCGCCGCCGGCGCCAGCACCCCGTGGCAGCTCCTCGACTGCCGCAACGGCCGCCTCCTGCTGCGCAGCAGGTCGTCCcaggagctcgtcgtcgccgacccGCTGGCCCGGCGCTGGGTCTCGCTCCCCGCGCTCCCCGGCGACCACCCCGTGGGCTACGGCCTCGTCGccgacgacggcgactactcggTGTTCCAGGCCGCCTGCATTTCCCGAGTCGGCGACACCACCGAGTTGCGcgccttcctcctctcctccgccgAGCTCCGGTGGGCGGACGTGGGCGGCCTCGCGCAGCAGCCCAATCTCGCGGCCTCCCGGGCGATGCAAGCCAACCAGTCGCTGTACTGGACGCTAGTGGGTGGACAGCACATGCTGGCGCTCAACACGGCGACGACGGAGCTCGTCGTGCTGCCGCTCCCGCCTTTCCTGCGGGAGCTCGGTTTCGACGTCATCGAGAAGGGGGAGGACGTCGCCGGCGGGCTCCATGTGCTCACCATGCGTGGCTTCTGCATCGAGGTTTGGGTCGGCGAGGACGACGGCGCCGGTGGCCTGGCGTGGACGCTGCTGGACAAGTCGGTGAGGTTCCACAGGGCGATTGCAGAGATGATTGGCTCGGAACACTTTTACCATCTCACACTGGATGTCATCGGGGTGGCTGCCGGTGTTGTGTTCTTGCGCAATGGCAGTTGTCTGTTCTGCATTCATCTTGAGACTATGAAGATGACGAAGCTCTCTGAGAACGAGAGTTGCCCGTCTGCGCTGATATATCCTTACACGATAGCGTGGCCGCCAGTGTTCTTGAACCCTACTGAAGAAGGTGCTTGA
- the LOC123180457 gene encoding putative pentatricopeptide repeat-containing protein At3g23330: MRPLPAFTISRLAAVRADPCGVPLPVFNSLLSSLATSDPSHAHLPLHLFRRLLLLRARRPDAFTLSSLASSFLPLHPSRPRSHAAASLHAFSLRLGHLHADPVLTNSILLLYLRSPHRTPASGTALRLFDEMPARTASTYNTLISHAPAGTDLRSLARRMIADGLCPDRFTVSALLSACASERDGRELHCFAVKRRMCGDGDFHVSSGFVSMYCRVSRPGLARRVFDRMQQRNVVSWTAMVGGYAENGMFEDAVKAFRAMWVVDGILPNRVALISVLSAVEGLMGLAEGKQVHGFAVRMGLYGEVSLNNALVDMYAKGGALRHARRIFDDGTWHKDVISWGSMVLGYGLHGMGTEAVALFDQMHASGVKPDSIVGLGVLSACCRAGMVLKGLEIYNSLVKDHKVHPTEEMSACVVDLLGRSGLIDHALDFIKSMSIEPGPSVWGALLDASVIHSNKETQDLACRSLLRLEEESSSNLVSVSNLHASSGRWNIVEQVRAKIKHGTLKKTPGRSWVNAAT; this comes from the coding sequence ATGCGGCCACTCCCGGCGTTCACGAtctcccgcctcgccgccgtccgcgCGGACCCCTGCGGCGTCCCGCTCCCCGTCTTCAACTCTCTCCTCTCCAGCCTCGCCACCTCCGACCCCTCCCACGCGCACCTCCCGCTCCACCtcttccgccgcctcctcctcctccgcgcccgCCGCCCGGACGCCTTCACGCtctcctccctcgcctcctccttcctccccctccacCCCTCCCGCCCCCgctcccacgccgccgcctccctccacgCCTTCTCGCTCCGGCTGGGCCACCTGCACGCCGACCCCGTCCTCACCAACTCCATCCTGCTCCTCTACCTCCGCTCGCCCCACCGCACCCCCGCCTCCGGCACGGCGCTCcgcctgttcgacgaaatgcccgcCCGCACCGCCTCCACCTACAACACGCTCATCTCCCACGCCCCCGCGGGCACCGACCTCCGGTCCCTGGCGCGCCGCATGATCGCGGACGGGCTCTGCCCGGACAGGTTCACGGTCTCGGCGCTCCTGTCCGCGTGCGCGTCCGAGCGCGACGGTAGGGAGCTGCACTGCTTCGCCGTCAAGCGCAGGATGTGCGGCGACGGCGATTTCCACGTCAGCAGCGGGTTTGTCTCCATGTACTGCAGGGTCTCCCGGCCAGGCCTTGCGCGCCGGGTTTTCGACAGGATGCAGCAGAGGAATGTCGTCTCGTGGACCGCCATGGTGGGAGGGTATGCGGAGAATGGCATGTTTGAGGATGCCGTGAAGGCTTTCCGGGCAATGTGGGTGGTTGATGGTATTCTGCCGAATAGGGTCGCGTTGATCAGTGTGCTCTCGGCTGTCGAGGGCCTCATGGGCTTAGCAGAGGGTAAGCAAGTGCATGGTTTCGCCGTGAGGATGGGGCTATACGGGGAGGTGTCCCTCAACAATGCTTTGGTTGATATGTATGCAAAGGGCGGAGCCTTGCGTCATGCAAGGCGCATTTTCGATGATGGTACTTGGCACAAAGATGTCATCTCATGGGGTTCAATGGTGCTTGGTTATGGCCTTCATGGTATGGGTACGGAAGCAGTTGCCTTGTTTGATCAGATGCATGCTTCTGGGGTTAAGCCAGACAGCATAGTTGGTCTGGGCGTGCTTTCCGCGTGCTGCAGGGCAGGAATGGTGTTGAAGGGACTCGAGATATACAACTCCCTGGTGAAGGATCACAAAGTCCATCCAACCGAGGAGATGTCTGCTTGCGTAGTTGATTTACTGGGGCGTTCTGGGTTGATTGACCATGCCTTGGACTTCATAAAGTCAATGAGCATAGAGCCAGGCCCTAGTGTATGGGGAGCACTTCTGGATGCCTCTGTTATTCACAGTAACAAAGAAACTCAAGATTTGGCTTGCAGGTCTCTTCTTAGATTGGAAGAAGAGAGCTCATCAAATCTTGTCTCGGTATCTAACCTACACGCCTCTTCTGGTAGGTGGAATATTGTTGAACAAGTGAGGGCAAAGATTAAACACGGAACATTGAAGAAAACACCTGGTCGCAGTTGGGTAAATGCAGCAACATAG